From Brochothrix thermosphacta DSM 20171 = FSL F6-1036, a single genomic window includes:
- a CDS encoding LytR/AlgR family response regulator transcription factor — protein sequence MCSRGELNVAIFAKYSSTLHTIERLLDSYHTQLFNPHCYTYPIHLNPEFRANTFSFFILSLDDTDIDALALAKKIRQLAPPVPLILTTTRQRLLPDLLTLDIFACIPQPIQKTQFFSTVKRLLFSLKTTPSLFHFSEYQKKIRLPCENILYFEKKRRLVIITTFHEVFSPYLTTTEVLKQLDTSFIQIHRSYIINSRYVINLGNNNVTVTDSHEEIINLPIGRTFQQSVKQKLRRL from the coding sequence ATGTGCTCAAGAGGTGAGCTTAATGTTGCAATTTTTGCAAAGTACTCGTCAACCCTACACACTATCGAACGTCTTTTGGACAGCTATCACACTCAACTGTTCAATCCCCACTGTTACACCTATCCTATTCATCTCAACCCTGAATTTCGCGCTAACACTTTTTCTTTTTTTATTCTATCACTTGACGATACAGATATTGATGCACTTGCGCTAGCAAAAAAGATCCGACAATTAGCTCCTCCTGTTCCATTGATATTAACGACTACTAGGCAAAGGCTATTACCTGATCTATTGACACTCGATATCTTTGCTTGTATTCCTCAACCTATACAAAAAACACAGTTTTTCTCCACAGTTAAACGTTTATTATTTTCCCTTAAAACCACTCCTTCCTTATTTCATTTCAGTGAATATCAAAAAAAAATTCGGCTCCCCTGTGAAAACATTCTTTATTTTGAAAAAAAACGTCGCTTAGTTATTATCACAACTTTCCACGAAGTTTTTTCTCCTTATTTAACAACCACGGAAGTTCTTAAACAACTCGATACCTCTTTCATCCAAATTCATCGTTCCTATATTATAAACAGTCGTTACGTTATAAACTTGGGCAATAACAACGTCACAGTAACCGATTCACATGAAGAAATTATCAACTTGCCGATTGGTCGGACCTTTCAACAATCAGTTAAACAAAAATTACGACGATTGTGA
- the glpK gene encoding glycerol kinase GlpK codes for MQKKYILAIDQGTTSTRAMILNKAGKVLGTDQHEFKQHFPQSGWVEHDANEIWRTVLATMSGVLVKTGVNAQEIAGIGITNQRETTVVWDRETSKPIHHAIVWQSRQTVDICTDLKEKGYEKMVTDKTGLLLDPYFAGTKVRWILDHVDGAQERAEKGELAFGTIDTWLIWKLSGGKVHVTDYSNASRTLLYNIHDLKWDTELLDMLNVPAAMLPEVHDSSCVYGHTVGYHFFGIETPIAGVAGDQQAALFGQGCFEKGMGKNTYGTGGFLLMNTGDKAIKSKNGLLTTLAWGINGKVSYALEGSIFVAGSALQWLRDGMRMVKKASETEEYAMRVDSTQGVYVVPAFVGLGAPYWDAEARGAVFGLTRGTTKEHFVRATLESLAYQTRDVIDSMEKDSGIKLETLRVDGGASANNFLMQFQSDLLQVPVERPENKETTVLGAAFLAGLAVGFWKDKEEIQQHWQLEKQFEPIEGTEKEELLYEGWQKAVKATQVFK; via the coding sequence ATGCAAAAAAAATATATTTTAGCGATTGATCAAGGAACAACAAGTACTCGTGCAATGATATTAAATAAAGCTGGGAAAGTATTAGGAACCGATCAACATGAATTTAAACAACATTTTCCTCAATCAGGTTGGGTAGAGCATGATGCTAATGAAATTTGGAGAACTGTTTTAGCGACAATGTCAGGTGTTTTGGTAAAAACAGGTGTTAATGCACAAGAAATTGCTGGGATTGGAATTACAAATCAACGTGAAACAACAGTTGTTTGGGATCGTGAAACAAGTAAACCCATTCATCATGCTATTGTTTGGCAATCGCGTCAAACAGTTGATATTTGTACGGATTTAAAAGAAAAAGGTTATGAAAAAATGGTAACGGATAAAACAGGTTTGTTACTCGATCCTTATTTTGCAGGAACAAAAGTGCGTTGGATTTTAGACCATGTGGATGGCGCTCAAGAACGCGCTGAAAAAGGTGAATTAGCTTTTGGAACGATTGATACATGGTTAATATGGAAACTGAGTGGTGGAAAAGTGCATGTAACAGATTATTCGAATGCCAGTCGTACCTTGTTATATAACATTCACGATTTAAAATGGGATACTGAATTATTAGACATGCTTAATGTACCAGCAGCAATGCTGCCAGAAGTACATGATTCATCTTGTGTATATGGTCACACAGTAGGCTATCATTTCTTTGGGATAGAAACACCAATTGCAGGTGTTGCTGGTGATCAGCAAGCCGCATTATTTGGTCAAGGTTGTTTTGAAAAAGGAATGGGTAAAAACACATATGGTACAGGTGGATTCTTACTTATGAATACAGGCGATAAAGCAATTAAGTCTAAAAATGGTTTGTTGACAACGTTAGCTTGGGGTATTAATGGCAAGGTCAGCTATGCACTTGAAGGTAGTATTTTTGTTGCTGGCTCAGCTTTACAATGGTTACGCGATGGTATGCGCATGGTGAAAAAAGCATCGGAAACAGAAGAATATGCAATGCGTGTGGATTCAACTCAAGGTGTTTATGTCGTACCGGCATTTGTAGGATTGGGTGCACCATACTGGGATGCAGAAGCGCGTGGTGCAGTCTTTGGTTTAACGCGTGGAACTACGAAAGAGCATTTTGTTCGAGCAACACTAGAATCATTAGCTTACCAAACACGGGATGTTATCGACAGTATGGAAAAAGATTCTGGAATTAAATTGGAAACGCTTCGTGTTGATGGAGGTGCGAGTGCGAATAACTTCTTAATGCAATTCCAAAGTGACTTGTTACAAGTGCCAGTAGAACGCCCTGAAAACAAAGAAACAACTGTGTTAGGTGCTGCATTTTTAGCAGGTTTAGCCGTTGGTTTTTGGAAAGATAAGGAAGAAATTCAACAACATTGGCAGTTAGAAAAGCAATTTGAGCCAATCGAAGGTACTGAAAAAGAAGAATTGCTTTATGAAGGATGGCAAAAAGCAGTAAAAGCAACACAAGTATTTAAATAA
- a CDS encoding ABC transporter permease has protein sequence MKIIKRAIQSAIHLKKRTLILGLLFLLVMTFLITGASLQGAMNNILEKNKENVNPIVSIETDLDLLMREMTSGDMGKNNRQQINDTLVEKVKKSKYVKDYSVYGNARTPENLTVSVFDSTNAKVAKNSIDLLKGKMPQDSKEKSPVVVSESYAKENDIKIGDTIKLNLNYEKNAKEKKEYPVTVSGIYKLSSESSDIAKQQESSTLLGTAKLVTAINEKSFEGESAGVMSPYDKIKIELKNPMETEKFIKEIKKGDADFTGIVFNSSYKEYKSISSMIDNLTGMFSMLKIITIVVAGVIISLIMLLSLRERKYEIGLLLSLGEKKANILLQMFLEVVIVLIVSTAISLAVSNFMVTPYATNIVNEKMETTMMDDKPAEGMPRGPLFEEDDSVKLDAKTEIDAQEGTGNAVETSIIFLIILGITGLSTVIPTTRIIRKSPKNILSSTE, from the coding sequence TTGAAAATTATTAAACGAGCGATACAGAGTGCAATACATTTGAAAAAAAGAACGCTAATATTAGGATTGCTCTTTCTATTAGTGATGACTTTTCTCATTACAGGTGCATCTTTGCAAGGAGCGATGAACAATATTTTAGAAAAAAACAAGGAGAATGTTAATCCGATTGTATCGATTGAAACAGATTTAGATTTGCTCATGCGAGAAATGACTTCGGGAGATATGGGTAAGAATAATCGTCAGCAGATCAATGATACTCTAGTTGAAAAGGTGAAAAAATCAAAATATGTCAAAGACTATTCTGTGTATGGTAATGCTCGTACACCTGAAAATTTAACAGTATCAGTGTTTGATAGCACCAATGCAAAAGTAGCTAAAAATAGCATCGATCTCTTAAAAGGTAAAATGCCACAAGATTCAAAAGAAAAAAGCCCTGTTGTGGTATCAGAATCGTATGCCAAAGAAAATGATATCAAGATTGGTGATACAATCAAACTGAATTTGAACTATGAAAAAAATGCTAAAGAAAAGAAAGAATACCCTGTAACTGTTTCAGGTATTTATAAGTTATCTTCTGAAAGTTCAGATATCGCTAAGCAACAGGAAAGTTCAACATTATTAGGAACTGCAAAACTAGTGACAGCTATTAATGAAAAGAGCTTTGAAGGCGAGAGTGCGGGAGTTATGTCACCTTATGACAAAATAAAAATTGAATTAAAAAATCCAATGGAGACTGAAAAATTTATAAAGGAGATTAAAAAGGGGGATGCTGATTTCACAGGTATTGTTTTTAATAGTAGCTATAAAGAATATAAATCAATTAGCTCAATGATTGATAATTTAACTGGAATGTTTTCAATGTTAAAAATAATTACAATTGTGGTCGCAGGAGTCATTATTAGTTTAATTATGTTGTTATCATTACGAGAAAGAAAATATGAAATTGGTCTGTTATTATCATTAGGTGAGAAAAAAGCTAATATTTTACTGCAAATGTTTTTGGAAGTAGTAATTGTTTTGATTGTTAGTACAGCAATAAGTCTGGCTGTTTCTAATTTCATGGTTACGCCTTATGCAACGAATATTGTGAACGAGAAAATGGAAACCACCATGATGGATGATAAGCCGGCAGAAGGAATGCCACGAGGACCTTTGTTTGAAGAAGATGATAGTGTGAAATTAGATGCAAAAACTGAAATAGATGCCCAAGAAGGAACGGGTAATGCTGTAGAAACAAGTATTATTTTCCTTATTATTTTAGGAATCACAGGTTTATCTACAGTAATTCCAACAACTAGGATTATCCGTAAAAGCCCCAAAAATATACTATCAAGCACAGAATAG
- a CDS encoding CxxH/CxxC protein: MSENNEKLYYACDEHVDYILDDCIYEGETFPEMNKIPEDSLCITCAYCKKDAVYIVGNIHSHT, translated from the coding sequence ATGAGTGAAAATAATGAAAAGCTTTACTATGCATGCGATGAGCATGTTGATTATATCTTAGATGACTGTATTTATGAGGGAGAAACGTTTCCCGAAATGAACAAAATACCAGAAGATAGCCTGTGTATAACTTGTGCGTACTGTAAAAAGGATGCCGTTTATATAGTGGGGAACATACATTCGCACACATAA
- a CDS encoding ABC transporter ATP-binding protein — translation MLEIKNLSYRYKEQEILKNVSYIFETGKIYAIVGESGVGKSTFLSLISGLEFLQQGEIYYKDKKITNYPEYRRSISYIFQAFNLISYLSAVDNIKIALEIHRKKVSLPAINYTLKELGIQEKNTLKKCTELSGGQQQRVAIARAIALGANLVIADEPTGNLDKRNAKQVMSLFKKLSNEGKCIIVVTHDRTLAAEADVVLTLEDGALVAAT, via the coding sequence ATGCTAGAAATTAAAAATTTATCGTATCGTTATAAAGAACAAGAAATATTGAAAAATGTGAGTTATATATTCGAAACTGGTAAAATATATGCGATAGTGGGAGAATCTGGTGTGGGTAAATCAACATTTTTATCGTTAATTTCTGGATTAGAATTTTTACAGCAAGGTGAGATTTACTATAAAGACAAGAAAATCACAAATTATCCCGAATACCGACGAAGTATCAGTTATATTTTTCAAGCATTCAATCTTATATCGTATTTATCAGCAGTTGATAATATCAAAATCGCGTTAGAGATTCATCGTAAAAAAGTGAGTCTGCCTGCTATTAACTATACGCTAAAAGAGCTGGGGATACAGGAAAAGAATACATTGAAAAAATGTACGGAATTATCTGGCGGACAACAACAAAGAGTAGCCATAGCGAGAGCAATTGCGTTGGGTGCGAATTTAGTAATTGCGGATGAACCAACTGGAAATCTAGATAAACGTAATGCAAAACAAGTGATGTCACTATTTAAAAAATTAAGTAATGAGGGAAAATGTATAATTGTTGTGACACATGACCGCACCCTAGCTGCAGAAGCCGACGTTGTTTTAACTCTTGAGGATGGTGCGTTGGTTGCAGCAACTTAA
- a CDS encoding IS3 family transposase (programmed frameshift), giving the protein MPRQRRTFTPEFKLQMVKLYENGKSRADIAREYDLTPSGLDKWIKNHQATGSFAAKDNRTEDEIELNKLRKENQRLLMENDIFKASGADHGTKINVIRNNAHLYSVSAMCAVLEIKRSTYYYHINLDATSQRKTEDIALSKEIERIFKESRNNYGTRKIKRELLKLAEPKHVSRRRISRIMHSLGLVSNYTVAQFKPQKSRSNEALIRNELKRAFIQEKELAVVVSDLTYVRVGGKWHYVCLFVDLFNREIIGHSVGENKTASLVYEALASISANLNDIQLFHTDRGKEFDNRLIDEALETFNIQRSLSMKGCPYDNAVAEATFKVFKTEFANQAHFSNLNQLELELNDYVHWFNNIRIHGTLGYLTPTEFKLQPL; this is encoded by the exons ATGCCACGTCAACGTCGAACATTTACGCCTGAATTTAAACTGCAAATGGTGAAGCTTTATGAAAATGGAAAGTCACGTGCTGATATTGCTCGTGAATATGATTTAACCCCTTCGGGATTAGATAAATGGATTAAAAATCATCAAGCTACTGGCTCGTTCGCAGCTAAAGATAATCGAACAGAAGATGAAATAGAACTAAATAAATTACGTAAAGAAAATCAGCGGTTACTAATGGAGAATGATATTT TTAAAGCAAGCGGCGCTGATCATGGGACGAAAATAAATGTGATTCGTAATAACGCTCACCTTTATTCGGTATCAGCAATGTGTGCCGTCCTCGAGATTAAAAGGAGCACCTATTATTATCATATAAATTTAGATGCCACTTCGCAGCGAAAAACAGAGGACATCGCACTTTCAAAAGAAATTGAACGGATTTTCAAAGAAAGCCGTAATAATTATGGTACGCGTAAAATCAAAAGAGAATTATTAAAGTTAGCTGAACCTAAACATGTATCAAGACGCCGAATTAGCCGCATAATGCATTCGTTAGGTTTAGTTTCAAACTACACTGTGGCTCAATTTAAACCGCAAAAATCACGTTCGAATGAGGCACTTATAAGAAACGAGTTAAAACGTGCGTTCATTCAAGAAAAAGAATTAGCTGTCGTTGTAAGTGATTTAACATACGTTCGTGTCGGTGGAAAGTGGCATTATGTATGTTTATTTGTAGACCTTTTCAATCGTGAAATTATTGGACATAGTGTAGGAGAAAACAAGACTGCAAGTCTTGTCTATGAAGCATTAGCAAGCATTTCTGCAAATTTAAATGACATACAGCTGTTTCACACGGATCGAGGGAAAGAATTTGATAATCGGTTGATTGATGAAGCGCTTGAAACATTTAATATTCAACGTTCACTAAGTATGAAGGGTTGTCCTTACGATAACGCTGTAGCGGAAGCAACATTCAAAGTGTTTAAAACAGAATTCGCAAACCAAGCTCACTTTTCCAATCTTAATCAGCTGGAACTTGAATTAAATGATTACGTTCATTGGTTTAATAACATCCGTATTCATGGAACATTGGGTTATTTAACGCCTACCGAATTTAAATTACAGCCCTTATAA
- a CDS encoding sensor histidine kinase, whose amino-acid sequence MLPNKRVLWKTSTVIIFSTIIMAAILFITIVSVISSNLGKQIERVQQETFNQATEAVKDSIVSDPTLEGLDPFIRKGYKISVFNTTSKMFIYPKALSSWALDTKSVNISLLEDSDGYLTTFTVGNKQVSVGYPVQLQAPEIKMIVLKSIPILLVMTLIIVAIIAGLYIFLYRNEKNKLNKLFHLTEKRVASETISETDFGIRVKDYAIIEKQVKALYDSLETSNNKMQQEMLLVKELERANVSLLQGITHEMKTPLMSTKLLIGQLQTQIPNNETIPSVLQQMTNLERLIHEVLFVTQKKYAGKEDKTIFLSTVLQQTLEKYDVLLDDKDIHVDLIIEAEFQIKFDIKLIEKILSNLLSNAIHYTNEHTIIRIVITADSFTMNNPITNVNIINMENIGKPFVSFGPSGGTGLGLYLIKMMLLNYPYELKTHINDSNMFVAKINKLE is encoded by the coding sequence GTGTTGCCAAATAAACGTGTTTTGTGGAAAACGAGTACTGTTATTATTTTCTCAACAATTATTATGGCGGCTATTCTATTCATAACGATAGTAAGTGTTATATCTAGTAATTTAGGTAAGCAGATTGAACGTGTTCAACAAGAAACATTTAATCAAGCAACGGAAGCGGTAAAAGATAGTATTGTTAGCGATCCCACTTTGGAGGGGCTAGATCCATTTATTAGAAAAGGTTATAAGATATCTGTTTTCAATACCACTAGTAAAATGTTTATTTATCCCAAAGCTCTTTCTTCATGGGCATTGGATACCAAAAGTGTTAACATTTCACTTTTGGAAGATTCAGACGGTTACTTAACAACGTTTACTGTTGGCAACAAGCAGGTATCTGTAGGTTATCCAGTTCAACTGCAGGCACCAGAAATAAAAATGATTGTCTTAAAATCAATCCCTATACTTTTGGTAATGACACTTATCATCGTAGCAATAATAGCAGGGCTATACATTTTTCTATACCGTAATGAGAAGAATAAACTTAATAAATTATTCCACTTAACAGAAAAAAGAGTTGCGAGTGAGACTATTAGTGAAACCGATTTTGGCATACGGGTGAAAGATTATGCCATTATTGAGAAACAAGTGAAAGCTTTATATGACTCGCTAGAAACATCTAACAATAAAATGCAGCAAGAAATGTTACTGGTAAAAGAACTTGAACGAGCAAATGTTTCGCTGTTACAGGGAATTACACACGAAATGAAAACACCATTAATGTCGACTAAATTATTGATTGGCCAACTGCAGACACAAATCCCAAATAACGAGACTATTCCAAGTGTTCTCCAACAAATGACAAATTTGGAAAGATTGATACATGAAGTGCTATTTGTGACACAAAAAAAATATGCAGGAAAAGAAGATAAGACTATTTTTTTGAGTACAGTGTTACAACAAACACTTGAAAAGTATGATGTTTTATTAGATGACAAAGATATTCATGTTGATTTAATCATAGAGGCTGAATTTCAGATTAAGTTTGATATTAAATTGATTGAAAAAATATTATCTAATTTATTAAGCAATGCCATTCATTACACAAATGAGCATACGATTATTAGGATAGTGATTACCGCGGATAGCTTTACCATGAACAATCCCATAACAAACGTAAATATTATCAATATGGAAAATATCGGGAAGCCATTTGTTTCCTTTGGTCCCAGTGGAGGGACAGGTCTTGGTTTGTATTTAATTAAGATGATGTTGTTAAACTACCCTTATGAGTTAAAAACACATATTAATGACAGTAATATGTTTGTAGCTAAAATTAACAAATTAGAATAG
- a CDS encoding LPXTG cell wall anchor domain-containing protein has translation MISINQTIKLVLVTLLSLHLTSMPFIVNATSENSVIKVTGNLDKAIESIVENSDEKDVVTPNLEKKQTIIKTGDLPTTGAETLVWLSVLGSILISIAVLLWFYVKRSKKRSGQL, from the coding sequence ATGATAAGTATAAACCAAACAATTAAACTGGTGCTAGTAACACTCTTATCACTCCATCTAACTTCGATGCCTTTTATAGTAAATGCAACAAGCGAAAATTCAGTCATTAAAGTCACTGGAAATCTAGATAAGGCCATTGAGTCGATCGTTGAAAATTCAGATGAAAAAGATGTGGTTACGCCTAATTTAGAAAAGAAGCAAACGATTATTAAAACAGGCGATTTACCAACAACAGGTGCAGAAACGCTCGTTTGGTTATCGGTTTTAGGGTCTATTCTTATTAGTATAGCTGTTTTGTTGTGGTTCTACGTCAAAAGAAGCAAAAAACGCAGTGGACAACTATAA
- a CDS encoding metallophosphoesterase, with translation MKTKISLLIISVVLCITAYSFFIEPFLVKMNYIELGDENKKETLKVVQLSDIQLSESYTEDRLDKIVKKVNKENPDIIVFTGDLFDNYSVYSNENKIIDQLKKMHAKIGKYAVWGNHDYGGGASRIYDSVMTASGYTVLKNNGTTLKLKNDKEVYIGGLDDSLLGNPSVDDTLSFREKKYDYSIILTHEPDVADDFKGTNTQLVLAGHSHGGQIWIPFYQVTNTLAEKYVKGLYDLEDDMKLYVNTGLGTTSIHARFGVIPEVTTFLIHI, from the coding sequence ATGAAAACAAAAATCAGTCTTTTAATAATAAGTGTTGTACTGTGTATCACTGCCTATTCATTTTTCATCGAACCTTTCTTAGTTAAAATGAATTATATTGAATTAGGAGATGAAAATAAAAAAGAAACACTAAAAGTAGTGCAACTGTCTGATATCCAGTTGTCCGAGAGTTACACAGAAGACCGATTGGATAAAATCGTAAAAAAAGTAAATAAGGAAAATCCTGATATTATTGTTTTTACTGGCGATTTATTTGATAATTATTCAGTCTATTCCAATGAAAATAAAATTATTGATCAATTAAAAAAAATGCACGCTAAGATAGGAAAATATGCAGTTTGGGGAAATCATGATTACGGCGGGGGTGCTTCACGTATATATGACAGCGTCATGACAGCTTCAGGCTATACCGTATTAAAAAACAACGGTACTACACTCAAATTAAAAAATGATAAAGAGGTTTATATTGGGGGCTTAGATGACTCACTCTTAGGAAATCCCTCGGTCGATGATACCCTTTCTTTTCGTGAAAAAAAATATGACTATTCTATTATACTCACTCATGAACCTGATGTTGCTGATGATTTTAAAGGCACAAACACTCAGTTAGTATTGGCAGGTCATAGTCATGGTGGACAAATATGGATTCCATTTTATCAAGTAACCAATACGCTAGCTGAAAAATATGTAAAAGGTCTGTATGACTTAGAAGATGATATGAAGCTTTATGTTAATACTGGTTTGGGTACCACTTCCATACACGCAAGATTTGGCGTTATTCCTGAAGTTACTACCTTTTTGATACATATTTAA
- a CDS encoding MIP/aquaporin family protein, with protein sequence MMDTSLVLQFIGEILGTFILILFGGGVVAGVVLDKTKANNAGWVVITIAWGLAVAMGAYVSGYLSLAHLNPALTLGLAFAGEFPWTSVPAYVGGQFIGAFIGATVVWLHYYPHWKATKDQGAKLSVFATGPAIRHYTSNLFGEVVGTFVLVFGIMSIGANEISAGLNPLIVGTLIVVIGMALGGTTGYAINPARDLGPRIMHAVLPISRKGSSDWGYSWIPVVGPVLGATIAATAYNLIIHHQLSIWLFISIAVLIIVEIITISSTKKEQNVQKKNKVQKYNYTKEKS encoded by the coding sequence ATGATGGATACAAGTTTAGTATTACAATTTATAGGTGAGATTTTAGGTACATTTATTTTGATTTTATTTGGTGGAGGTGTTGTTGCTGGTGTTGTGTTAGATAAGACAAAAGCAAATAATGCAGGTTGGGTCGTCATTACAATTGCTTGGGGTCTGGCTGTAGCGATGGGAGCTTATGTTTCAGGGTATCTCAGTTTGGCACATTTGAATCCTGCCTTAACATTAGGATTAGCTTTTGCAGGCGAATTTCCGTGGACAAGTGTACCTGCTTATGTTGGAGGGCAGTTTATCGGCGCATTTATAGGGGCAACTGTTGTGTGGTTACATTACTACCCACATTGGAAAGCAACAAAAGATCAAGGAGCTAAATTAAGTGTATTTGCAACAGGACCAGCAATTCGCCATTACACATCAAACTTATTTGGTGAAGTAGTAGGTACATTTGTTTTAGTTTTCGGAATTATGTCAATAGGGGCAAATGAAATTAGTGCTGGATTGAATCCATTAATTGTAGGTACTTTAATAGTTGTTATTGGTATGGCACTGGGTGGCACAACAGGTTATGCAATTAACCCAGCGCGTGATTTAGGTCCTCGTATCATGCATGCTGTGTTACCTATTTCCAGAAAAGGCTCATCGGATTGGGGATACTCGTGGATACCGGTTGTAGGACCTGTATTAGGAGCAACAATCGCTGCTACAGCTTATAATTTGATTATTCATCATCAGTTAAGCATATGGCTATTTATCAGTATCGCTGTCTTAATCATTGTAGAGATTATCACGATATCTAGCACTAAAAAAGAACAAAACGTGCAAAAAAAAAATAAGGTCCAAAAATATAACTATACTAAGGAGAAATCATAA
- the rlmH gene encoding 23S rRNA (pseudouridine(1915)-N(3))-methyltransferase RlmH has protein sequence MNITIISVGKLKEKYLKQGIEEYAKRLTKYCKFNVVEVPDEKAPENLSAAEMIQVKEKEGERILAKVKDQDYIFALAINGTQYSSEGMAQQIDKIGISGKSSIVFIIGGSLGLSDEVLHKSNQLISFGKLTYPHQLMKLVLVEQIYRSYRIIHGHTYHK, from the coding sequence GTGAATATAACAATCATATCTGTGGGTAAACTCAAAGAAAAGTATTTAAAACAAGGAATTGAAGAATATGCGAAGCGTTTAACGAAGTATTGTAAGTTTAATGTTGTCGAAGTTCCTGATGAAAAAGCACCGGAAAATCTCAGTGCAGCTGAAATGATACAAGTAAAAGAAAAAGAAGGCGAACGTATTTTAGCGAAGGTGAAAGATCAAGACTATATCTTTGCTTTAGCAATTAATGGGACGCAATATAGCTCGGAAGGTATGGCGCAACAAATTGATAAAATCGGTATCAGTGGTAAAAGTAGCATCGTGTTTATTATTGGCGGATCGCTTGGATTAAGTGATGAAGTCTTACATAAAAGTAATCAATTAATCTCTTTTGGGAAACTAACCTACCCCCACCAATTAATGAAATTGGTGCTAGTGGAACAAATTTACCGAAGTTACCGAATTATCCATGGACATACGTATCATAAATAG
- a CDS encoding response regulator transcription factor, with protein sequence MEHSVLLIEDNESIRNSMIYSLEKEGYGVYAFSHAETALECLQNKTFSLILLDLMLPKMSGETFLKRFNNKKNIPIIVISALNDEFTQINIYNEKIDEFIVKPFSMNILLLKIEAVLRRSSVQTTVKSMVEYKNICLEIGNYTIYRDGKKVELTAKEFEVIEAMLLNQGKVFSREEFLTALWGYDYFVDSRTIDVHIKNLRIKLGKELIQTVKGVGYRVAK encoded by the coding sequence ATGGAGCATTCCGTTTTATTGATTGAAGATAATGAAAGCATCCGCAATAGTATGATTTACAGTTTAGAAAAAGAAGGTTACGGTGTATATGCATTTTCGCATGCAGAAACAGCATTAGAATGTTTGCAAAATAAAACGTTTAGCCTAATACTATTAGATTTAATGTTGCCGAAAATGAGCGGTGAAACATTTTTGAAAAGGTTTAATAACAAGAAAAACATTCCTATTATTGTAATCAGTGCTTTGAATGACGAATTTACACAAATTAATATTTATAATGAAAAAATTGATGAATTTATTGTTAAACCTTTTTCGATGAATATTTTATTGCTGAAGATTGAGGCAGTTTTACGCAGAAGCAGTGTACAAACAACTGTTAAATCGATGGTTGAATACAAAAATATTTGTTTGGAAATTGGAAACTATACAATTTATCGCGATGGGAAAAAAGTTGAATTAACAGCAAAAGAGTTTGAAGTGATAGAGGCAATGTTACTAAACCAAGGGAAAGTGTTTTCAAGAGAAGAATTTTTAACAGCGTTATGGGGATATGATTACTTTGTCGACTCACGTACGATTGATGTGCACATCAAAAATTTACGAATCAAATTAGGCAAAGAATTGATTCAAACAGTTAAAGGGGTCGGCTATCGTGTTGCCAAATAA